Below is a window of Leisingera sp. NJS204 DNA.
CCCTGGATCATTACGCACCTCTAGTCTGCAGAGCCAAACAGCTCCTGAATGGATTGACTTCTGGACTTCCGGTTTTCAGTCCTTTGCGCCTCTGCTGCGTTTTTGCAGTTTGCTTCCAGTTGAGCCGCATCGGTGATCTCACATTTGGACAGCATCGTTGCTCTTTCGTCGGGGTGTTGAATGTAGAATTCGACGGTCTTGTTCTCCTCACCTTTGCAGGCGCTGAGCAGAGGTGCAGACACAACGGCTAGAAGGATTAGAGCTTTATTGGTCACTGAACATATTCCTTATGGCGTCGCTTCTCGCTTCGCGGTTTTGATTTCTGATTTCCCGATTGCGTTGCTCTTCGACTTTGGTTTGGGCCTCTTGCAACATCGCCAGCCCTTGTATCCGGTTGGTGTCATTTTGGAGCATGGCGGACTCCACTTGCAGACGGGTTTGCAGAGCGTTGATTTCCTTTTGCGTGGACGCTCCGCCAATTTCCTGTCGCAAGCGTTCCAAGCCGGTCAGCCGATCATCGGCGGACTGCACGATGCGATCCCCGATCGCTGCATCACGGGCCGATTGTGCACCGATGCGGTCGAGTTCCTGGCGATAGAAATCTTCGGCAGAAACTGCGTCTGAAGTCACCCGAGTGTGTTCCAAGAAGTCTTGCGCAGCACCAGACAGATCGCCAAGTGCGTTCAGGTCGATATCGAGCGAGCTTGCGATTTGCATCGCGTCAGGACCCAGCAGCTCCCGAACCTGGGGGTTGTTCAAAGCCGCGGCAATATCAGCCATGTCTGTGAGGCCATTCACTGAATCGTAAAGGCGTTTGGCTTCTTCCAGTTCCTTGACCATCTGGGCGATTTCTTGAGCGAACTCTTGCTTCGCATTGGCGATGGAAGCCGCGTCGATAACCGGCACACCGCCAGCAAAGGCGGGCTGAGCGAAGGCAAGGACGGAAAGCAGCAGTGCAGCCTTGATTTTCATGACAAGTCCTTTCGTTTAATGTGGAAAATGGGAAGCCATTGTGCAGGGTCTGGGTGTTGCGTCCTGATGTTGTTCATCAACTTGGTTTCTTCGGTGCGCCCGGAAAGAACGGCCAAGGCATCATCCTGGCCACGCAGATCCAGTTCACAAACAACCGAGTTCCCGCCCTGTTTGATCAGGAATTGACCGATAGACAGCTCATTTCTGACGATTTGGTACTCGCGCTTGGTTAGACCAAATT
It encodes the following:
- a CDS encoding EexN family lipoprotein; the encoded protein is MTNKALILLAVVSAPLLSACKGEENKTVEFYIQHPDERATMLSKCEITDAAQLEANCKNAAEAQRTENRKSRSQSIQELFGSAD
- the virB5 gene encoding P-type DNA transfer protein VirB5, which translates into the protein MKIKAALLLSVLAFAQPAFAGGVPVIDAASIANAKQEFAQEIAQMVKELEEAKRLYDSVNGLTDMADIAAALNNPQVRELLGPDAMQIASSLDIDLNALGDLSGAAQDFLEHTRVTSDAVSAEDFYRQELDRIGAQSARDAAIGDRIVQSADDRLTGLERLRQEIGGASTQKEINALQTRLQVESAMLQNDTNRIQGLAMLQEAQTKVEEQRNREIRNQNREARSDAIRNMFSDQ